The following are encoded together in the Lytechinus variegatus isolate NC3 chromosome 19, Lvar_3.0, whole genome shotgun sequence genome:
- the LOC121405921 gene encoding uncharacterized protein LOC121405921 isoform X2, translating into MMELHGLSLGFIIFVSSWLFCKAGVQPKDRLQTAEIGKEGRVIYDVHDRYQPDPNHLCPDFDCRTPHGPCNNTDKYQVVSFSEPTNTGLGYEYECGIRIQGVSESDAGVYMICRKDSSLNRCLGNNMNVTLSVWRKDIHGRICTTTVDNATRKRSSNCTLLTTTETPTTTDVATTTPEKNTVQITESEGDGSKNDAVIGKPTPTQPDDWNRLLCQKKILIAVVVVVFSMSIIFAIGVVIRRRYRRSCRGRRNDYELGVRVPNGNASLAKPSSNGQAIQGDSEDNDSE; encoded by the exons ATGATGGAGCTTCACGGATTATCCCTTGGATTTATTATCTTCGTGTCGTCGTGGCTTTTCTGTAAAGCAG GTGTCCAACCGAAAGATCGCTTACAGACTGCCGAGATCGGGAAAGAAGGCCGAGTGATCTATGATGTCCATGACCGGTATCAACCGGATCCAAACCACCTCTGCCCGGATTTTGACTGCAGGACCCCGCACGGTCCGTGCAACAATACTGACAAATACCAGGTTGTCAGTTTCAGCGAACCAACGAACACTGGCTTAGGATATGAGTATGAATGTGGTATCCGGATCCAAGGTGTGTCGGAGAGCGATGCCGGTGTCTATATGATCTGTCGAAAGGATTCAAGTCTGAATCGCTGCCTCGGTAACAACATGAACGTGACCTTGTCTGTTT GGAGAAAGGATATACATGGACGCATTTGTACAACAACTGTCGATAATGCAACCAGAAAACGGTCGAGCAACTGTACATTACTCACAACAACAGAAACACCAACAACGACAG ACGTTGCTACAACAACTCCTGAGAAGAACACCGTACAAATCACAGAGTCTGAGGGCGATGGAAGTAAAAACGATGCTG TTATTGGAAAACCAACACCAACACAACCAGATGACTGGAATCGGTTGTTGTgccaaaagaaaattttgattgCTGTCGTGGTGGTG GTTTTCTCAATGTCAATTATCTTTGCCATCGGTGTGGTGATTCGGCGGAGATATCGACGCAGCTGCCGGGGAAGAAGAAACGACTATGAACTCGGAGTACGGGTTCCAAATGGGAATGCCTCTCTGGCAAAACCCAGCAGCAACGGGCAAGCCATCCAAGGCGATTCTGAGGACAACGATAGTGAGTGA
- the LOC121405921 gene encoding uncharacterized protein LOC121405921 isoform X1, which produces MMELHGLSLGFIIFVSSWLFCKAGVQPKDRLQTAEIGKEGRVIYDVHDRYQPDPNHLCPDFDCRTPHGPCNNTDKYQVVSFSEPTNTGLGYEYECGIRIQGVSESDAGVYMICRKDSSLNRCLGNNMNVTLSVWRKDIHGRICTTTVDNATRKRSSNCTLLTTTETPTTTEDVATTTPEKNTVQITESEGDGSKNDAVIGKPTPTQPDDWNRLLCQKKILIAVVVVVFSMSIIFAIGVVIRRRYRRSCRGRRNDYELGVRVPNGNASLAKPSSNGQAIQGDSEDNDSE; this is translated from the exons ATGATGGAGCTTCACGGATTATCCCTTGGATTTATTATCTTCGTGTCGTCGTGGCTTTTCTGTAAAGCAG GTGTCCAACCGAAAGATCGCTTACAGACTGCCGAGATCGGGAAAGAAGGCCGAGTGATCTATGATGTCCATGACCGGTATCAACCGGATCCAAACCACCTCTGCCCGGATTTTGACTGCAGGACCCCGCACGGTCCGTGCAACAATACTGACAAATACCAGGTTGTCAGTTTCAGCGAACCAACGAACACTGGCTTAGGATATGAGTATGAATGTGGTATCCGGATCCAAGGTGTGTCGGAGAGCGATGCCGGTGTCTATATGATCTGTCGAAAGGATTCAAGTCTGAATCGCTGCCTCGGTAACAACATGAACGTGACCTTGTCTGTTT GGAGAAAGGATATACATGGACGCATTTGTACAACAACTGTCGATAATGCAACCAGAAAACGGTCGAGCAACTGTACATTACTCACAACAACAGAAACACCAACAACGACAG AAGACGTTGCTACAACAACTCCTGAGAAGAACACCGTACAAATCACAGAGTCTGAGGGCGATGGAAGTAAAAACGATGCTG TTATTGGAAAACCAACACCAACACAACCAGATGACTGGAATCGGTTGTTGTgccaaaagaaaattttgattgCTGTCGTGGTGGTG GTTTTCTCAATGTCAATTATCTTTGCCATCGGTGTGGTGATTCGGCGGAGATATCGACGCAGCTGCCGGGGAAGAAGAAACGACTATGAACTCGGAGTACGGGTTCCAAATGGGAATGCCTCTCTGGCAAAACCCAGCAGCAACGGGCAAGCCATCCAAGGCGATTCTGAGGACAACGATAGTGAGTGA